Proteins from one bacterium genomic window:
- a CDS encoding rhomboid family intramembrane serine protease yields the protein MIPLKDLNPSRRFPILNFILIFVNVIVFFYELSLGRGIVKFFYEFGFVPYNFTLYLTGRTDTPYITPIFTSMFLHGGWAHIIGNMLYLYVFGDNIEDTLGKVGYLLLYTLSGISAIFAQYIISPLSRIPMIGASGAISGVLGAYLVFFPQAKIISLVPDPFTFGLFFRIVPISAFYYLFIWFLLQLMQGVATLPFAGKIGGTAFWAHIGGFIFGVVYAIIYRSFKTYRHKKV from the coding sequence ATGATACCCCTTAAAGACCTTAACCCATCCAGGAGATTTCCGATACTGAATTTTATTTTGATTTTCGTTAACGTTATCGTTTTCTTTTATGAACTTTCCCTGGGAAGGGGAATTGTTAAATTTTTTTACGAATTCGGTTTTGTTCCCTATAACTTTACCTTATACTTAACTGGCAGGACTGATACCCCCTATATTACGCCGATTTTCACATCTATGTTTCTCCATGGTGGGTGGGCCCACATTATCGGAAATATGCTCTACCTTTACGTATTTGGAGATAACATTGAGGATACTCTCGGGAAAGTGGGATATCTCCTCCTATACACCCTGTCAGGAATCTCTGCAATCTTTGCTCAGTACATTATCTCGCCTCTTTCAAGAATTCCGATGATTGGTGCCTCTGGTGCGATTTCAGGAGTTCTTGGGGCATATTTAGTGTTTTTCCCACAGGCGAAGATTATCTCTTTGGTACCTGATCCCTTTACTTTTGGCCTCTTTTTTAGAATAGTTCCGATCAGCGCATTTTACTATCTCTTCATATGGTTTTTACTTCAGTTAATGCAGGGTGTGGCAACACTTCCCTTCGCCGGAAAGATCGGTGGAACCGCCTTCTGGGCCCACATAGGAGGCTTTATCTTTGGTGTAGTTTACGCCATTATATACCGCTCATTCAAGACTTACAGGCATAAGAAGGTATAA
- the dnaN gene encoding DNA polymerase III subunit beta codes for MEIAVDKENLRKLIQQVSTAIPSRASLPILSNILFEVKDGKLFLYASNMDFSIKGYLPVESVENASFTVPGRSILRILSTLDVPVVKIAYADRVSSIKWDKSEYTFPSLPPEEFPRMKEFVEQKSVTVSTDTLLTGYSFVSFCAAKDDPRPFLNGILVEVDEGELRMVASDAHKLGLYVRKVEPSEAKFEAILSKDVFDFIENTDEEEVVLSHDKGLFSFTFKRSKLVTRVIEGPYAPYRDVIPKEEGFTFRTSVKEMEGSLKRIQEIVASGSPVVEWNLTSNGSYLSGISESGKAKEFLSGDYKGEDLRIGFNVKFLHEVVRHIPGDEVVFNFYGPKMACKISPADQSEFRLLYLLMPVSLE; via the coding sequence ATGGAGATTGCTGTGGATAAAGAAAATCTGCGCAAGTTAATTCAACAAGTTTCTACGGCGATACCTTCAAGGGCTTCTCTCCCGATTTTGAGTAATATCCTTTTTGAAGTTAAGGATGGTAAACTCTTTCTTTATGCGTCTAATATGGATTTTTCCATAAAGGGATACCTACCTGTGGAAAGTGTGGAAAACGCATCTTTTACTGTTCCTGGAAGATCTATATTGAGAATTCTCTCTACCCTTGATGTTCCCGTTGTAAAAATAGCTTATGCAGACAGAGTGTCTTCAATTAAATGGGACAAAAGTGAGTACACTTTTCCGAGCCTGCCGCCGGAAGAGTTTCCAAGAATGAAGGAATTCGTTGAGCAGAAGAGTGTCACCGTAAGCACCGACACTCTTCTGACGGGATATTCCTTCGTTAGTTTTTGTGCGGCAAAGGACGATCCAAGGCCTTTTTTGAACGGTATTTTAGTTGAAGTTGACGAAGGTGAATTGAGGATGGTGGCGTCGGATGCACACAAACTTGGTCTTTATGTTAGAAAAGTAGAACCAAGTGAAGCGAAGTTCGAGGCAATTCTGAGTAAAGACGTGTTTGATTTTATTGAAAATACAGACGAAGAAGAGGTAGTCCTGTCACATGATAAAGGACTCTTTTCCTTTACTTTCAAGAGATCGAAGCTCGTGACGAGAGTTATAGAAGGACCATATGCGCCTTATAGGGACGTAATACCTAAGGAAGAGGGATTTACGTTTCGAACTTCCGTAAAAGAAATGGAAGGTAGTCTTAAGAGGATCCAGGAAATCGTAGCTTCTGGGAGCCCCGTTGTTGAATGGAACTTAACCTCTAATGGCTCCTATCTAAGCGGTATCTCAGAGAGTGGGAAGGCTAAGGAATTCCTCTCGGGAGATTACAAAGGAGAGGATCTCAGGATAGGATTCAATGTGAAATTTCTACATGAAGTCGTTCGACATATTCCTGGGGACGAAGTGGTATTTAATTTCTATGGACCGAAGATGGCTTGCAAGATCAGCCCTGCTGATCAATCAGAATTTAGACTCTTATACCTTCTTATGCCTGTAAGTCTTGAATGA
- the dnaA gene encoding chromosomal replication initiator protein DnaA yields MENISVRENEGKAKEIWSDILEILRTRLPESSYNTWFVKTAGVGFTGDRLIVEAPNSFWIEWIESNYRKVINDILKELGKNFSVIFTPKAREIEDTEEKISPTRRDMFSPRYPLNPRFTFDTFIVGKSNEMAYHAATRVAQNPGKEYNPLFIYGGVGLGKTHLLNAIGNYIYSKGSKIRAALIRCEDLMNDLIDSLQRKRMKEFREKYRNVDILLIDDIQFLQDKNILQEELFHTFNYLFEKQKQIVMTSDRSPQQIYALEERLVSRFQWGLVTEIGRPDFETRVAITKKKLEEEKTFLPEDVIIFIAENIRDNVRSIEGAIKILKAYMSLTKSLVSLDKAKELLANFIKPTPNVTMQEVLRVVAQEFKLTPYDLKSRTRKKEVVLARQIAMYVARNIIGLSLSAIGSYFGGKDHTTVLHSIQKIEQMKDDPQIEVLLSEINRKLKLI; encoded by the coding sequence ATGGAGAATATTTCGGTTAGAGAGAATGAGGGTAAAGCAAAAGAGATATGGTCTGATATTCTTGAAATATTAAGAACCCGACTACCTGAAAGTTCCTATAATACCTGGTTCGTAAAAACCGCTGGTGTCGGGTTTACAGGAGACAGGCTTATTGTAGAGGCACCAAACAGTTTCTGGATTGAGTGGATAGAGTCCAACTACCGTAAAGTTATCAATGACATTCTGAAGGAGCTTGGGAAAAATTTTTCCGTAATTTTTACTCCAAAAGCCCGAGAAATAGAGGACACCGAAGAAAAGATTTCTCCCACCAGAAGGGATATGTTTTCTCCACGCTACCCTCTGAACCCACGTTTCACTTTTGACACCTTCATTGTCGGAAAGTCCAATGAGATGGCTTACCATGCCGCTACAAGGGTTGCACAAAATCCAGGAAAGGAATATAACCCCCTTTTCATATACGGTGGAGTTGGACTCGGAAAGACCCATCTTCTCAATGCAATAGGAAATTACATATACTCAAAAGGTTCAAAGATTCGGGCTGCTTTGATAAGGTGCGAAGACCTGATGAATGATCTTATTGACTCTCTTCAGCGGAAAAGGATGAAAGAATTTCGCGAAAAGTATAGAAACGTTGATATCCTCCTTATTGATGACATACAATTTCTGCAGGATAAAAACATCTTACAGGAAGAATTGTTTCACACCTTCAACTACCTCTTTGAAAAACAGAAACAAATAGTAATGACATCCGATAGGTCTCCTCAGCAAATCTATGCACTGGAGGAGAGACTGGTTTCTCGCTTTCAATGGGGATTGGTAACAGAGATAGGAAGACCCGATTTCGAAACGAGGGTGGCCATCACTAAGAAAAAACTGGAGGAGGAAAAAACCTTTTTACCAGAAGATGTTATAATCTTCATTGCTGAGAATATAAGGGACAATGTGAGGTCCATTGAAGGGGCGATAAAAATATTGAAAGCCTACATGTCATTGACAAAAAGCCTCGTATCGCTGGATAAGGCTAAGGAACTGCTTGCAAATTTCATAAAACCAACACCAAACGTAACCATGCAAGAGGTATTGCGGGTAGTCGCCCAAGAATTCAAGTTAACACCTTACGACCTGAAATCAAGAACGAGAAAAAAAGAAGTAGTTCTTGCGAGGCAGATTGCTATGTATGTAGCAAGAAATATTATTGGCTTGTCCCTGAGCGCAATTGGTAGTTACTTTGGGGGAAAGGATCACACTACTGTTCTCCACAGCATTCAAAAAATAGAGCAAATGAAAGACGATCCACAAATCGAAGTTTTACTCAGTGAAATAAACAGAAAACTTAAGCTGATTTAA
- a CDS encoding DUF1232 domain-containing protein, which yields MVEDLIKKGSEKVRKEDVEKVVKNEESIKNRFKELEGKIQKDLKEDLSLLLSLIKDYWKDEYKVVPWRTITLTVFALLYLLNPLDLIPDLSLPLGMLDDLAVLGFVVASVKDDLEKYKQWKNH from the coding sequence ATGGTTGAAGACTTAATAAAGAAAGGAAGCGAGAAAGTAAGAAAAGAAGACGTAGAAAAAGTGGTAAAGAATGAAGAATCAATTAAAAACCGATTTAAAGAGCTGGAAGGAAAGATTCAAAAAGACCTTAAAGAAGACCTAAGCCTTTTATTATCTCTAATTAAAGACTACTGGAAAGACGAGTACAAAGTTGTACCGTGGAGAACTATAACTTTAACTGTTTTTGCACTCCTTTACCTCCTTAACCCCCTCGACCTCATTCCGGACCTTTCCTTACCCCTTGGAATGCTCGACGATCTTGCGGTTCTTGGTTTTGTTGTGGCATCAGTGAAAGATGATCTTGAGAAATATAAACAATGGAAAAACCATTAA
- a CDS encoding ComEC/Rec2 family competence protein, with protein MSSVKPSQAPWFYIAVAMGLGMLFSPYIALFIAFLSLSLLLSTFLRNPDFLILALFSVIGFLRGLPLNKTQKMLAELDNTQINSDFRIYNEGVLRLNGTHIELRSSMPGFKQGALLKLKGVYKKDINMLIPNQVEVVGESKNLFDNIHNRFNFHLLQTFGLYEESILIKALLIGDRKGLNRETVEKFRKAGVAHLLAISGLHIGFLFLLLSTIFMFIFRSDLISKLLASILGGFYAFSLGPLAPCLRAFWFLILLNLSHLFGRKVRALNIWGITFSFSIFFKPSWLRDPSFLMSYLAILGYLFLSEVFPIKIERKKWGGKIESYLISVLVPLLFTLPIQSVFFKRVSFLSIISNFILVPITFLLIFESFFAILFHIIGLPVWIPFRNCALFLSRFMLYTLGYLSQLPGSSLKIGSPTHFLLFSLLYIILIAYVRIKLRQKGD; from the coding sequence TTGAGTAGTGTAAAACCATCCCAAGCCCCATGGTTTTACATAGCAGTGGCCATGGGGCTGGGGATGCTATTTTCCCCTTATATCGCATTATTTATTGCCTTTTTGTCCCTTTCTTTGCTACTTTCAACATTTTTAAGGAATCCCGATTTTTTAATTCTCGCACTTTTTTCTGTAATCGGATTTCTAAGGGGATTGCCTCTTAATAAAACCCAAAAAATGCTGGCAGAACTGGACAACACCCAGATAAACTCTGATTTCAGGATATACAACGAAGGGGTACTAAGACTGAATGGAACTCACATTGAGCTGAGATCCTCAATGCCAGGATTCAAACAGGGTGCACTTCTGAAATTAAAAGGTGTTTACAAAAAAGACATTAACATGCTTATCCCTAACCAAGTTGAAGTCGTAGGGGAAAGCAAAAACCTTTTTGATAATATTCACAATCGTTTTAATTTTCACCTTTTGCAGACTTTTGGTTTATATGAAGAGAGTATCCTTATAAAGGCATTATTAATAGGAGATAGAAAGGGTCTAAACAGAGAAACCGTTGAGAAGTTCAGAAAAGCGGGTGTTGCACATCTATTAGCTATTTCGGGACTCCATATTGGCTTCCTTTTCCTATTACTTAGTACCATCTTCATGTTTATCTTCCGCAGTGACTTAATATCAAAACTTTTGGCCTCTATCCTTGGAGGATTTTACGCCTTTTCCCTTGGTCCCTTGGCTCCCTGTCTAAGAGCCTTCTGGTTCCTTATCCTTCTCAATCTGAGCCATCTGTTTGGCAGAAAGGTAAGGGCGCTGAACATCTGGGGCATCACCTTTTCCTTCTCCATATTTTTCAAACCTTCATGGCTTAGGGACCCCTCTTTTCTGATGTCCTACTTAGCTATCCTCGGTTATCTTTTCCTTTCGGAAGTTTTTCCCATCAAAATAGAAAGGAAAAAATGGGGAGGGAAGATTGAGAGTTACCTTATTTCAGTTCTTGTGCCTCTTCTTTTTACCTTACCCATCCAATCTGTTTTCTTCAAAAGAGTTTCCTTCCTCTCTATAATCTCCAATTTTATTCTCGTTCCTATAACCTTTTTATTAATTTTTGAATCCTTCTTCGCTATCCTTTTTCACATAATCGGACTGCCTGTCTGGATACCATTCAGAAATTGCGCCTTGTTTTTATCGCGTTTCATGCTGTATACTTTGGGGTATTTAAGCCAACTACCTGGCAGCAGTTTAAAAATTGGTTCTCCCACTCACTTTTTGCTATTTTCCCTTCTTTACATTATCCTAATCGCATATGTTCGCATCAAGTTAAGGCAGAAGGGGGATTAG